GCATTTAATGTAATTCCGTCTGGTGCCGTATCTAGTGTAGTCCAGCTTGCCGCACCATTATCTGTTGAACCCGCATATACCGGAAAGGCCCCGGTCCAAACCAAACTGATCGTGAGTAGCAACGAGAAAACTTTTTTCAATCCCTTACCCTTAAACAATGTATCGCTCCCCCTTGTTCATTCATCCTGTGCGCTATATTGCAAATTCTGCTGGAGTGTAGCATCTGCCCCCTTAGAAATTTCATATCTGGGCTCCATTCTAGCAGACCGCTCTAAACAAACTCTTAACAATTCTCGACAAAAACCGATTCACGAGGACCTAATTGGGGTATGGCTCTAAAAAAAATGAAAAAGTCCTGATTTTTCTAAAAAAAATAGCAAAAAATAGCACTTTGAGCTTTCACTCATAGGTGCTATTTTTATTATCAGTCTCTATGGCTATCCTATGAACAAGGGGAGTGTTACCTGTGAGCATGATTGTACGGCTTACAGTAATTAGATCAACGGAGAAGCCAGCAGTACCGCCGCTATAAAAACAAGCTGAATCGCTAGACGTACCGGCAATTTCGGGACCGGCTTGCCGCCAATCGTCAGGTGATTGCGGGCAGCATAGATATTGGCGGGGAGCATGGCGGTCAGCAGCACAACCAGACACACTGCGGCCGCCAAGGAAACAGCGGGCAGCAATAATCCAATAGCCCCGGTAATCTCCAGCATTCCGGTAACCGTCACAATCCAT
The window above is part of the Paenibacillus sp. FSL H8-0048 genome. Proteins encoded here:
- a CDS encoding DoxX family protein, with protein sequence MIPFYALIASFLLFRGMGLLGLQYWNDWQTALQWAVAVMLLLGASAHWGRRRPDLVRMVPPVFPGKEWIVTVTGMLEITGAIGLLLPAVSLAAAVCLVVLLTAMLPANIYAARNHLTIGGKPVPKLPVRLAIQLVFIAAVLLASPLI